A genome region from Arachis duranensis cultivar V14167 chromosome 8, aradu.V14167.gnm2.J7QH, whole genome shotgun sequence includes the following:
- the LOC107462362 gene encoding putative pentatricopeptide repeat-containing protein At3g23330, with protein MSCVREAKKLHARIVKTKGSWHSDNSSILSLYTNLNLYHDSILLFRSLRSPPPLAWSSIIKCYTFHGFFHHSFSSFSQMRALGIRPNRHVFPSLLKACALLKDFYLGQSLHACILRLGFDFDLYTANALMNMYSKFHGLGGCGGKVLDGLSERGRANCSTMAAVTMNIDNVRKVFDRMPVRDVVSWSTVIAGNAQNGMYEEALALVREMARAHLKPDAYTLSSILPIFAEHADLIKGKEIHGYAIRNGLDADVFIGSSLIDMYAKCTRVEYSLRSFYLLPKRDAISWNSIIAGSVQNGKFDQGLMFFRQMLKDKVKPMHVSFSSVIPACAHLTALSLGKQIHGYIIRIGFDDNKFIASSLMDMYAKCGNIKMARYIFDKIEANDMVSWTAIIMGCALHGHALDAVSFFEQMLMDGVEPNYVAFMAVLTACSHAGLVDEAWKYFYSMEQEFGITPGLEHYAAVADLLGRAGRLEEAYDFICKMRVQPAGSVWSTLLAACRAHKNVELAEKVLDKIILVDPENIGAYILMSNIYSSAQRWKDASKLRTYMRKKGLKKTPACSWIEVGNKVHTFTAGDKSHPYYDKINEALYVLLEQMEKEGYVLDTSEALHDVDEEHKRDLLLTHSERLAIAFGIISTPAGTTIRVIKNIRVCVDCHTAIKFIAKIVNREIIVRDNSRFHHFKNGSCSCGDYW; from the coding sequence ATGAGTTGCGTGCGCGAGGCTAAAAAACTCCATGCCCGCATTGTGAAGACCAAAGGATCTTGGCACTCAGACAACTCCTCCATTCTCTCACTCTACACCAACCTTAACCTCTACCATGATTCAATCCTCCTCTTCCGTTCCCTTCGTTCCCCTCCTCCTCTTGCTTGGAGCTCCATCATCAAGTGCTACACTTTCCATGGCTTCTTCCACCATTCCTTCTCTTCCTTTAGTCAAATGAGGGCACTTGGCATTCGCCCTAACCGCCACGTCTTCCCTTCTCTCCTTAAAGCCTGCGCCCTCTTGAAGGACTTCTACCTCGGCCAATCTCTTCATGCCTGCATCCTTCGCCTCGGCTTCGATTTTGATTTGTACACAGCCAATGCCTTAATGAATATGTactctaagtttcatggcttGGGGGGCTGTGGAGGTAAGGTGCTTGATGGATTGTCTGAGAGAGGCAGAGCCAACTGCAGCACCATGGCTGCTGTCACTATGAACATAGATAATGTCAGAAAGGTATTTGATAGAATGCCTGTGAGGGATGTTGTTTCTTGGAGCACTGTCATTGCCGGAAATGCTCAAAATGGCATGTATGAGGAAGCATTGGCCTTGGTCAGGGAGATGGCTAGAGCCCACTTGAAGCCTGATGCCTATACTTTGTCAAGCATTCTCCCTATCTTTGCAGAGCATGCTGATCTTATTAAAGGAAAGGAGATTCATGGATATgctatcagaaatgggttgGATGCGGATGTTTTCATTGGAAGCAGCTTAATTGACATGTACGCAAAATGTACTCGCGTCGAATACTCGCTTCGTTCCTTCTACCTCTTGCCCAAGAGAGATGCTATTTCTTGGAACTCTATCATTGCAGGCTCTGTGCAGAATGGTAAATTCGATCAGGGGCTCATGTTCTTCCGCCAAATGTTGAAGGACAAAGTCAAACCCATGCATGTTTCCTTCTCCAGTGTAATACCGGCTTGTGCTCACTTGACTGCCCTCAGTTTGGGGAAACAGATCCATGGATATATTATTAGAATTGGATTTGatgataataaatttatagCGAGCTCTCTGATGGATATGTATGCCAAATGTGGCAACATCAAGATGGCTagatatatttttgacaaaatagAGGCAAATGACATGGTATCATGGACCGCCATCATTATGGGATGCGCTTTGCATGGCCATGCTCTTGATGCAGTTTCCTTCTTTGAGCAGATGCTAATGGATGGAGTAGAGCCCAACTATGTGGCATTTATGGCTGTTCTAACGGCTTGCAGTCATGCAGGGTTGGTAGATGAAGCTTGGAAGTATTTCTACAGTATGGAACAGGAGTTTGGTATTACTCCTGGTCTGGAGCACTATGCTGCTGTTGCCGACTTGCTTGGCAGAGCTGGAAGATTGGAGGAAGCCTATGACTTTATCTGCAAAATGAGAGTTCAACCAGCCGGAAGTGTGTGGTCGACATTGTTGGCTGCTTGTAGGGCTCATAAGAATGTTGAATTAGCCGAGAAGGTTCTCGACAAGATAATTTTGGTCGATCCTGAAAACATAGGTGCTTATATTTTGATGTCAAACATCTATTCATCAGCTCAAAGATGGAAAGATGCTTCAAAGTTGAGAACCTACATGAGGAAAAAGGGCTTGAAGAAGACTCCAGCATGCAGCTGGATTGAAGTTGGAAACAAAGTCCATACTTTTACGGCTGGAGATAAATCACATCCATATTACGACAAAATAAACGAGGCATTGTATGTATTATTGGAGCAGATGGAGAAAGAAGGTTATGTTCTTGACACAAGTGAGGCACTTCATGATGTTGATGAGGAACACAAACGTGACTTGTTACTCACCCACAGTGAGAGGCTTGCCATAGCATTTGGCATCATTAGCACCCCTGCAGGTACAACTATCCGCGTAATAAAGAATATTCGGGTTTGTGTGGACTGCCATACAGCAATTAAGTTTATTGCAAAGATTGTTAACAGGGAAATCATTGTCAGGGATAATAGCAGATTTCACCATTTTAAGAATGGATCTTGTTCATGTGGAGATTATTGGTAA